Part of the Triticum aestivum cultivar Chinese Spring chromosome 4D, IWGSC CS RefSeq v2.1, whole genome shotgun sequence genome is shown below.
CTTACACAATCAATTGACTAACATAACAAACGTTGTTTCTTTTGCCATTTTAAGCCGACATTTCACACTTGTGTATCTTTTGAAACAGTGGGTGAAACAAACGATTTAACAAAATCAATAATCCACCTCTTCATGGGAAATTCAGTCCAAAGATGAAAAAAGAGGCAAACAAATCACACAATCCTCTCCAGCTCCCTCGCGTAGCCGAGGGTCTGGTTGATGACCGGCGCCGCCGGGATCTCCTTGCAGGGCTGCGACTCCTTCACCTTCTGGAACAAGACCCGGCCATCCTTGACATCCCACTCAGGGTGTTCCTGTTGACAACACGACGATACTTTACATCCCACACGGGGAGTCATAATAACTCACGCAATTCACACCGGGAGCACAAGGCATGTTACTTTACCTCTGCTATGTACTGTTCCAGTTCCTTGTCGGAGCTGAACTTAAACATCTGCTTCGCGTCGTTTATTGACAGGTAATCATATCCCTTCTCGCTGCACCCAGCTATCTCGTCTCTGCGGGCGCAACAGATATCATCACAGTGATGCACAGCAGCACAAGGAGCTAACTGGAAGGGGTGGAGACAGAGACCGACTTACCTAACCGTTTTGACGAGAAGGTCCATGAAGTATATGTAGGTTTCATGCGGCGCGGTTTGTCGAGCGCTCAGCACGCGGTTGTATGCGCCCTCCATAAAGGACTGCTCGAGCTCAACCCCGTGCTTGATGTAAGCATTATCCAGCGCTTTGGCGGGAAGAAGCTCCAGCTCAGTGTGGAACTCCGCAATTCTATTCTGGACTAACAGCCTCAGAAGGTTAGCCCCCATGattgggtactcctccgatgatgGAGGAATTATGCCACTGCAAGCATCAGCATGAATTAGTACGATATATTACAAGCAGCAAATCCAACATGTTCCTAGCTAAAATAACCTTCAACAAGTCCAGACATTTTTTAACATGTTCTGGACTTGATAAACCAGGCATATAAAACTGAATAAGATGCGAAAACAATTCTGCTAAGATATTAGAAACACAAAACATTTGCCAGTCTGGCAAGGGCATCATGGCTCACCCGCAGGCCAGAAACCTGAGAGTTCGATACGAAACCCAATCTACATGTCTAACTTAACTGCGACTTGCAAACATAAATTCCCAACTCAGCCCCTGTTCCATATTCGACTACCCAACTGAACCAGCAAACTTGGCACAACATAACTCATGCAAGATTAACCCAAAAACTCATGCAAGACTAACACAAAAACCTATTTTGGTTTAACTCATTTGGCAACTTATTATGCCCAAAGAAAACCAATAATTTATACTTATTTGTTTTGACTTTACCAACTGAAAACCCAATGGATGATGAAGGACAACAGGGAACAATACACGTATTAAATGACAGCCTACACAATGCATAGACAGGGAAAACAACTGCAAAGTGGTAAAAAAAAGGAACTAACCATGTGTCCATGTAATACGGCTTGAGCTGGCAGAAGTCCCTTTCAAATGCATCTTGGTCTTCCATTTTCACACTCAAAATAACTGCCTGCTCATAAATTTCCCCTGAAATGTTTCAGGTAGATTTAGTGGCTGCTCTATTAAGGATAACCACAAGACCAGAGCATATATTTCTAAATAGCTGGGCCATAACACTACAGACACACATTTTCCTTTTAGAAAAAAAACAGGGCATAGGTTACGACAATCAGACAGAAGGGTTGGGTTCATTCATGGCGACAGCATATGAACGATCAATTCATGAACTGCAACATAATGATATCTGAATGACCGAATCTTATATCATCTAATACAAATATCCAATGCAGCATCAGAGGTCAAGTCGAAAAAGAGACCCGTTATTCCAGAGTTGACACTCTGACACGGACAAGCATCACTAGCGTCAGTTTTAACTCCTAAGATAGAACAAACATTCAAATCAAATCATCTATAAAAATTCATATATGGCTGCAACCATTCGACTGAAACTCCTAAAGTAAAATTGCATGACCAAAACAAATCAGTGTTAGGCATGCAAAGATCCCCCACCACATCCTCGAGCTAGCTGCATCGAGCAACTAAACATACCAACTGTTACAGAAAGACCACACATGAATTGCCGGCTAACTAAACAAAGTTTCAGTTCAACAGCACTGAACGAGTCATATCGCAACAATAATCAAACATGACTACAATCTCAGACAGCGTTACAAAAACCAGATAACCACATCACACATCAACCAAACACAGACCAACCTTCACACAGAGTCAAAATCCCCTCACCGACACAATCttcatatatatttatatatatacctACAGACAGAATCAAAATCCCCTCACCAACACAATCATCACATATACGGATATATACCTACACTACACACACCATAATAACATGGTAACCTAGCAAGAAAAAATCGCACCCAGCGCACACATACGGAAAGCATCATTGCAACCACCTGACGACAATTGATAGAGAGAAAAAAAAAGGTTATCTTACTCGCAAGCTTGAGCTCCTCCACGGCGTTGGGCGTCTGCTGGAACAGCGGGGGTAGGCTGGGGAACTTGGTGAGGAGGACCTGCAAGAGGAGGAAGCTTCACCTGTCAATTCACCAGAAGATCGACCCCTCCCTCCCCAGCGGCGAAACCACCGGCGCCGCCGATCCAACCAGAACTAAAACCTAGAAAAGATGCGAGCTTTCCGAANNNNNNNNNNNNNNNNNNNNNNNNNNNNNNNNNNNNNNNNNNNNNNNNNNNNNNNNNNNNNNNNNNNNNNNNNNNNNNNNNNNNNNNNNNNNNNNNNNNNNNNNNNNNNNNNNNNNNNNNNNNNNNNNNNNNNNNNNNNNNNNNNNNNNNNNNNNNNNNNNNNNNNNNNNNNNNNNNNNNNNNNNNNNNNNNNNNNNNNNNNNNNNNNNNNNNNNNNNNNNNNNNNNNNNNNNNNNNNNNNNNNNNCGAGAGGAGGGTCGAGCAGACGTCGAAATTGCTGGCCTTGAAGGCCGCCTTGAAGCGGTCGAACAGCTGCGTCACCTCCACCAGCTTCGGATCCATCGgaggcggggggcggcggcggagctggagCTTCGAGTCGAGTCGCGGATTGGAGCCGAGGCTGAGTGGGATCTCTCCTGCGGCGGGAGAGATCGAGGCGGAAGATTAGGGTTCGAGTCTCCTCCAAGGCTCGATCGGGCGCCGCGGGGGAAGAGCTAGCGGCTGTGTATACTCCTCCTCTCCTCTGGGGCTGTCCTACTCGGCTTCCTCCTCTTTctgtgaaaaaagaaaaaagaatcaaataaTAATAAATCaaaacgtttttttattaaaaaaGGGTTGTAGGAAACGCGAAAAACAACACGTAGACATGACATAATTTTTATATTTGCGAAATTCCACTTTGCTTTTTATTTACGAAATCTATTAACCCAACTAGTACGGACTAGACctgggcatgggcagcccggcccgacgacccAGCCCAAAAAACCCGGGCCGGGCTTTGTGTTCGGGCCGGGCTCAGGCCTAGAAATTTGACCCGTTGCGTATGtcaggccgggctcgggcctgggaAATATGTCAGTTTACACGGaggcccgacccggcccggcccgaaatTGATGTTTTTAGTTTCTTCAGCCGGGCTCGGGCCTACATATACGTTTTCTCGGCCGGGTCGGGCAAGGCTCGGGCTTAGACTTTACAAGTCATGCTTTGACAGGCCCGACCCGAAACCCGACCCGGCCCGAGGAATGCCCAAGGGCAATGCTACGCGTCCGACCCGATGATAAACCAATTAGATCGTCCGCCTCGGCAACTGTCAGATGCCGTCCAACACATCCGTCCAATCTTCTGACCCAGCCAGTCAAGGACCTTTGCAACAGCTACTAGCATGCTGTGCTTAGGGGCTTTGCAACAAGGACCTTGTTTCAAAGGTCCACCGAGACAGCAGCTGGCCGAGATAGACCACACCCTAGGCTAGAGCATAGCCGCCATGCCATGGCCCGAGCGTCTCAACCATAGAACACCGtcgctcgccggagttgctcctcCTCCTCAGCATTAGCCCCGCGAGCAGCTGCCTGCTCCACTCCAACACGACGGCGACAGCCTCTCATGTTGGACGCTCCTTCCGCGTTTTTATGCAACTGGGACTATGTTTCTGAAACATTCTTCATGTTGCAATGCCCGACCTCTCACTCTCTAACGTCGGGCGCTTCTCCCGCGCTTTCTGCAACAGTGGCTATGTTACTAAAACAAGACCCCTGTTGCGGAACGGGCTATGTTTCTGAAACAAGACCCCTGTTGTGGAAAAAACCCTTCACCACCAAATCATTTTTTGTTTCTGAAACAAGATGTCTATTTGCATAAACCTTTTGAAATAAGACCCCTATTGCACAAAAAGAAACCTTCACCATCAAATAGTTTTTCATTCTAAAACTAGTCATCTGTTGCAGGAATCTACTGAAACAAGACCCTTGTCGCGCGACAAAAACTGGTTGCATGGGACTTGCGCGAGCCTCGGTCAGGATCGATCCGACGGCTAAGCAAGCGTCGGACGCTGCGCGTGCATCAGCCGGTTGAAGGGTAGCGTTTTCCTACAAATAAAACCTTGAAAAATAAATACGGCCTCCGTCCAAATTTATCCATCGCTAAAATGAGATGTATCTAGACGTGTTTTAGTGTGTCAATACACTCATTTCGGCAAGTTCTGATGTCTAGCGCTTCAAATCAATTCGAGGGTTCAATGGCGACAACTGATGCTCTGGGTTGATGGTCAATagaggcacgtgcatgaagactttctGATTGTCATTAGCAAGGTCAAGCCAACTCCGGAAGGGGGGCAGGGACGGCGGTGCGTCGGCGACTTCGTTCTAGCAGTGGTAGTGTTCGGTGGTGTAGgtcctcgatgtaatttttattgtgTTTGAGTTACTTTGTATTCCTTAGGAACCATTATAATAGTGGAAATCTTATATGGGAAACGTTAGAATAATCCTAAAGCACTGTAAGTTGTCATGTCATAAATTCAACCGTT
Proteins encoded:
- the LOC123095901 gene encoding 26S proteasome non-ATPase regulatory subunit 8 homolog A, which codes for MDPKLVEVTQLFDRFKAAFKASNFDVCSTLLSXLQVLLTKFPSLPPLFQQTPNAVEELKLAREIYEQAVILSVKMEDQDAFERDFCQLKPYYMDTCGIIPPSSEEYPIMGANLLRLLVQNRIAEFHTELELLPAKALDNAYIKHGVELEQSFMEGAYNRVLSARQTAPHETYIYFMDLLVKTVRDEIAGCSEKGYDYLSINDAKQMFKFSSDKELEQYIAEEHPEWDVKDGRVLFQKVKESQPCKEIPAAPVINQTLGYARELERIV